The DNA region TTTCTCACTATAggcaattcatttttttaatggggACTAACTTTTTGGGGTATTATAATAATCTTATACTAAAATCACTTTACTCACAATCTTCCATATTTATggatttcttaatttttttttttcaaatttattcttTAGAAAATTGCCACTAAAGGggtgatttttgttttgggaatgaataattttcattcaaatcaactaaaatgccaAAGGAACGGAATGGAATTGGCTACAATTCATTGATCGAATTACAGCCAACTCAACCCCGACATGAGAGGGCCCCGATGAGGCCTACTAGTCTAGGCAGGTGTTCGTGCAATTTGAGACTTGCTAAGATACATGTGTCGCATTAAGACCAGTTGAACttgatttaattataatttgaacAGACAATTGCCGGAACAAGCAGCAAAATAAGTTGCAGAAATAGAAGTATCCTCAAACACTTTTGCAGGCAAATTCTGCCTCTAACATAAGCTTGTAAATAATGGGTTAAAAAAGTAGTAAAATATTCGAAAATTCATGCGCAGGTTTTCCCTGATCACTTGACAGCAAATCATACCTGGTTCTGGTGCAGGGTAGTTTCATGATGAACTTCTAGTTTAAACCTATTAATTATCCTTGTTCTCGTGTAATATTCCTTTTACAGCCACTCAATCTGTCTATATTACAAGAACTCAAAACATGCTAATACTTTGACATGATTGGAAACCTCAGCTCTGTTTATGATCGAGCGTTTGGATGGGACCACTGATTGAATGCCCAGCACCAGGCAGCTCACATGTGGGGTTCCTAGACATTAAGCAGTCGAAAAAAGGCACAGAAGATTACCTCTAATGGAGCACGAATATATGGGAAAAACAGAGCACTTAGTAGACAAAAGGGTCTTTCCTCTTACTGAAATCATCATTGCCTTTCTCTTTTGGACATTTAGAATCATCATTGCTCTTAATACAactttaaataaacaaaaacataaaagaaatgaaaaacataaTCCAGATAAGAAGTTGACTCCTTGAAATGGCAGCAACCTATTGGTAATCACAGTAATGCATAAAAAGCACCAATGTGCAAATGAAACTCAACTTTGGTATAACCAATGTCTTCCAACCTATTTAATGTATACATATATGAGCGTGAGATTGGACGAGCTTAATATGGAATAGGTTTAGTGTACTGGTTAAGTACTTAACAAATTTCCTGCTTCGTTTATGGGAGTCAAATTCAGAAAATCACAGTGAATAAAACCAAACCCAAATATGTTAATGacatacaaaacaaaaactgtGTTATGCAATTGTGGTTGTGGAAATGATGAAAGAGAATCATTTTAATTGACATTCATGCTCCCTCGCTTTCATGCCAAACTTTTCTAGTGGACCCCTGTTATTTTCTCTTACCTTTTATAAGCCAAGGCTTTATAGCTCTTTATTTCTTCTGCACTCTCATTCCTAATTATATTCGAAGAGAGGGAAACGCAAACCAACTCTGAGAGGAGGCTGCCCCattgacagagagagagagagatttcatCTTTGATGGGTAATCACAGGTTTAGATTGTCAGATATGATGCCAAATGCCTGGTTTTATAAGCTCAAGGACATGGGCGGAAGAACCAGGAAGCACAACTCTTCTCATCCCATCAAGAAAAAACCACCCTCAACGACAACATCACAGGAAACCCACCTCTCTCACCCAAGATACACTTACTCCTTCACAGAATCCACCGGAGCTGAGAGATTCTACAATTCATCCAAACACTCAAAATCCTCAGAAACCCATTTCCCTGATCCACCAAGAAGATCATCCAGGAGAAGAGCTAACAGAAGAACCATTTACAAGCCTTCTCCTAAACCTGTCACCTCCTCCTCTGTTTCTGCTGGTTGTAGCTGTCACGCCACGCTTGATTCGGTTCAGTCTCCAAATTTTGTCTCTCCTAATGATAGTTCCACCGTCTCTGACATCCATGACTCTCTTCTATCGGATTCAGAGTCCGATAACTTTGCTGCTCCTGATTCATTTGAGCTACCCTCCTGTTCGAGCTCTTGTAATTGTAGAGTCAGTTCTTCAACTACTGATATTATCATTGACATGAATAACGAAACCTTCACAAGGGAAGGGAAAAAGCAAGATGGGTTTGATACAATTTTGCAGCTACACCTTCCTCCAATTTTGACAAAGCCACTGAAATCTAAAATGGAGCATAAAGCCAACCCTCTTGTTCGAAGGTCCTCTGCTAATTCTACAGGTGTAAGACTTAGAGCCAATTCTCCAAGACTTGCCAGCAGGAAGATTCAGGTCCATGCCAGAAAGAGCGTGTCCTCAAGAAATAGAAGTTTCTCAGGGAGTTTTGCAGTTGTTAAATCCTCAATGGATCCGCAGACAGACTTCAGGGATTCAATGGTGGAGATGATTGTTGAAAACAACATCCGGGCATCAAAGGATTTGGAAGACCTTCTTGCTTGTTACCTTTCACTGAATTCGAATGAGCTCCATGGTCTCATTGTAAAGGCGTTTGAGCAAATCTGGTTTGATATGGCTGACCTCCGATTGTAATGTTCTAAGATCATGAAATGCGTATAATCTAGTATGTCTCAGTTTCAAACAATCTTTCTTGCTTCTTTTCTCTGAATTTCCTTGCCCCACAAGTTAAATATTCTTGGATAAGCAAAATTTTCAATCTTTTCCCTGTTGAACAATTaattttcaatctttttggGTTCTCTGAATTTAGCAACAATCTCCAGCTTATGATCAATTCAAGCCATAAAAAGTTATATTCAAGTAGCATAATCCTAGAATGAACCTGCAACTGTCTTAAGATTTTTGAGtgttctgcatttttttttttttcctcaagcTCTCTGCATTGGGTTCAATCATAGCTGAATACCTCTTTGGTTGTTTTGACGATGCGATTTTAAATCCAATCGCAAAAAATGTATCGATGTTTTtagaaaattgtgatttgaaaacgcatTCAAATCGCACACAATGGGATATGTTTTCTAAAACGCACTATTTTTAAtgtcaaattgcaattttaccAAAGGCTTTGAAACTCACCCAAGTTTTAATATCCCAAAAATTTGTATAAGCCATCCATGAAATGTTTAACACAACTGGCCATACCATATCAGAAAAGTACATATATTCCGGATTGAGTCTTGGAGCCTGGTTTGCTTGTAGGAATCATAAACAGGAACAGTTGATTCTCTCTGATTGGGAGGTTTGTCTCtagaaaaaaatccaaaactaaGTAGTTGTGATAAATAACTTGTTGCCAATAACAAACAGATAATTTCTACTAGAATtttcaaaaaggagaaaagatagCCCTAATCACATCAGAAcaatttttcaaccaaaaaaagcaaaaaacactcTGTAAAAagttttagggaaaacttcactttgactCCTTAAACTTCAatccgattttacaaacccctcccgaacttccaaatctttcatttgggacccttaaacttttaattactctcaattagaacttttccgttaattttagccgttaaaaatacaaaaaaagaccaaaatgtccttgattttcattttaaaaaaaataaaataacgttttggaagttaaaattttatacaaaagtcagggatATAAACGttatgtaatgtttaaaatctgacggaggggttcacaTTGAGaataattaattgaaagttcaggggtccaaaatgagagatttgaaagttcaggagggaTTTGTAAAATCGAATGAAAGTTCAAAGGaccaaaatgaagtttctccaaagTTTTATCCCATTAAAGGGATGTGGTTCaccttttctcttttgtaatcTACATCAAAATATCTCAAATCTCAATAGATAGTACTAGCTAGTAGCTAGATCAACGTGTTAATTTGCATGCCAGCCCGCATCTAACATGATTGTGCTGCATAGGCCAAGCTGATAGCAAATGGGTTGCGCTTGTTGAGGCTACCCACCACTCTGCGCAGGTAGGTTAATTAGGTTTCAGTTTTAGTTCGGCGTACGTGAATTTAGCCTGACCAAATCCAATTATCAATTGGCAGCTCAACTTGAATTCCAagaaatagggaaaaaaaaaaagaaaaagaaaaaataaagggttCATAAGTTGATAGTGAAAAATGCAGAGAAGGTTGCTTACCGTAATTGGTAAGAGTAGAGTAGCTTTTAGATTAATTGCCAATTTACTATAAAGTTAAAGCCACTATAAAATGCTACTTGGCTATATAACAGGTGCGATTGAAATCCCTTTCAATAGGTCTGCAATAAATCGTGGCAACAATGAACGGCCACAAACATGCCATATCATCGATCgagagttttaaaaaatgaatgaaaccCTAATAGTGAACTAGGTTGTTCACCCCcctcacttaaaaaaaaaaagttgttcaccccgctctctctctctctccttcaaTCTCCGCCTACCACTCTGCCACGTCAACGGCCACCCACCACCGGAGCCCGTTGCAAGATCAACATGGTCGTAGATCTCGCACGAGTTGGCTTGAGCCATGCGCTGGGTCATCCACCACTACATCCGCAATAACGATATCATGATCCTCCTCTGATGTAAGACGACAATTACccatattttttgtgaaaacaaaaataaaagttaaaaaataatattggagtaATGTTGTTGtcattttatcaaaatattactcgttcttaaataataaaagtataGAATGATCATGATCGGTGGTGATTGTTACCcaaattttaacatttattttattttctcatctttagtttatttttattgccttttaagattttgtaatatttttcttcttaggTTATTTAGTTATTagaatattgttaattagccGTGCGTGATGCATCATCCTCTTCGATGTTGATTGGGCTCATCAATGGTGCACGATGGAGATAGATGATTGAGACCGGCAGTGTGAATTTTTATTAATCGAGATTGATAAGCATATAAATGTTAAGAGTTTTAGGATTTATTTATCATACTCGTTTCACACTGTTTGATATGGCGTATTTTAAGTGACTCACAtgaaaagtcatttaaaatacATCATGTTTGAGCACTAGCATCAGCTCTCCTTAGATTGCTTGGTTCTCTATTCAAATAGACTCCATAATAgcttttattattcttaaattatattatgggaaaaagagaggaaagagaaaccATTTAagtattatttcaaataaatgttagaggaaagagagatgaaagagaaaacatttttatattaaaataacgttaagggaaccaaaagtgCTACCATAAATCGAAGGCAGCACTTTTGCTCACCTTAGTTTAGGAAACGCCAAATAAGTTGTAAGAGTCTTGTATTTCTAACACCCTGTAATGGActaaaatggatggaaaaggaACGAGATGAATGATGAATTGATGGAAATGGAAACTGTTTATAGAAAACTAAGCATTTCGAGGATGCTTAAACCTCCAGAGTTCACATTGAACATTCTACAAATTCGATTAGGCTTCCTTCTTTTATACTTACATTTCTTGCCCAACTACTTTTAATAGTTTTCCTAATGGAATTGCTAACCACACTCGGTTACAACTGTTTATTACAAGTAAGCAAAACACAACTTAATTGACTACTTCCTATTGTAACCATTCTTTTACCACGTGGGTTTTTCATACAATTAATGCTATGTGTCACTCATCTAATATACCTATTACATAAGTCTATTTCCTTACATctaagagagaaaaagtaaaaaaaaaatcatgctgCATAACCTAGGAAAGTGCAATTTAGATCAAATTAAGGTAGTAAATTTTAATATTGGAGGACCACCTACACttacttaaaattattataaatcgCAGTAGGCATATATAGGTTGTTCTAATTAAGGACAACCATTGCTTTGTCTAACGTAAAGAATTATTGCAAATCTTAACTAGTAGGCTAAAAGGGTGGTTTTGGTTTTcgatttcaaaaaatgtgataaaaaaattacgattttaaaatataatttttaaaaatgcaattaaacatttagtaaaattacattttaatatttaaacttGCACTTTCTAACGATACATTTTAtctgatttgatttaaaatcacacttttgatCTATAAAATCCCAACGCTAAATACACCAAAAGTGTCTTAGCCACCTTTTCTTTGGTAGAAGACGTTTTGTCGCTGCAATTTGTTGAGTCCGATCCTTGCATGAGAGAGAGCCTCGACGAGTTCACATCACATGCATGAATAAGTGTTCGGACAGTCCGAGACCTACTAAGACAAATGAATCCAATCGAATCACTCTTTAAATTCTGCAATCCAGACAATCAATAGCAAAGCATGTCGATtgaaaaattgaaggggtggaaTATATTTAACCATAAAAGCTACTAGTTCTGGCACAACCAGAATTAATCCCCATATGATTCGTTTGATAATTGGAAggacaaatgaaaaataaaagaaagcttGCTATGCTTATTATGAGGCCTTTAATTTGTAATGCGAAACGGCATCTATTATATACACC from Corylus avellana chromosome ca10, CavTom2PMs-1.0 includes:
- the LOC132164491 gene encoding transcription repressor OFP1-like encodes the protein MGNHRFRLSDMMPNAWFYKLKDMGGRTRKHNSSHPIKKKPPSTTTSQETHLSHPRYTYSFTESTGAERFYNSSKHSKSSETHFPDPPRRSSRRRANRRTIYKPSPKPVTSSSVSAGCSCHATLDSVQSPNFVSPNDSSTVSDIHDSLLSDSESDNFAAPDSFELPSCSSSCNCRVSSSTTDIIIDMNNETFTREGKKQDGFDTILQLHLPPILTKPLKSKMEHKANPLVRRSSANSTGVRLRANSPRLASRKIQVHARKSVSSRNRSFSGSFAVVKSSMDPQTDFRDSMVEMIVENNIRASKDLEDLLACYLSLNSNELHGLIVKAFEQIWFDMADLRL